One segment of Amycolatopsis alba DSM 44262 DNA contains the following:
- a CDS encoding DUF3152 domain-containing protein: MTVRRALAIAACALVVAGCEAHSVAPPAVTPIPVIAAPTSLPTPSPKPVLAPPSAEITFPQAGSGQWNLPPGEGPVAGQAGKLMRYRVAVEADITGVNPDGFATAVESTLSDPRGWTGGGRWMLQRVGPDGPVDFTLYLATPKTRDVLCGRPDGYTSCRNGTSVVLNVARWANGVPGYGAALTVYRQYMVTHEVGHRLGRGHEKCPVPGALAPVMQQQTLGLHDCAPNPWPYPDGTQYSGPSGEYADPIPS, translated from the coding sequence ATGACCGTGCGCCGAGCCCTGGCCATCGCCGCGTGCGCACTGGTGGTGGCCGGTTGCGAAGCTCACTCGGTCGCCCCTCCAGCGGTGACACCGATACCGGTGATCGCCGCGCCGACATCCCTTCCGACGCCTTCACCGAAGCCCGTGCTGGCGCCGCCGTCCGCCGAAATCACCTTCCCGCAGGCGGGATCCGGCCAGTGGAACCTTCCACCCGGCGAAGGCCCGGTCGCCGGGCAAGCCGGAAAGCTGATGCGGTACCGCGTCGCCGTCGAAGCGGACATCACCGGCGTGAACCCGGACGGTTTCGCGACGGCCGTCGAGTCCACTTTGAGCGATCCGCGCGGCTGGACCGGCGGCGGGCGATGGATGCTGCAACGCGTCGGCCCGGACGGCCCGGTCGATTTCACGCTCTACCTCGCCACCCCGAAGACGCGCGACGTGCTGTGCGGCAGGCCGGACGGCTACACCTCGTGCCGCAACGGGACCAGCGTCGTGCTCAACGTCGCGCGCTGGGCGAACGGCGTCCCCGGTTACGGCGCGGCCTTGACGGTCTATCGCCAGTACATGGTCACGCACGAGGTCGGGCACCGGCTCGGGCGCGGTCACGAGAAATGCCCCGTGCCGGGCGCGCTCGCGCCGGTGATGCAGCAGCAGACGCTGGGCCTGCACGACTGCGCCCCGAATCCGTGGCCCTATCCGGACGGGACGCAGTATTCGGGTCCCTCGGGGGAGTACGCCGATCCGATCCCGTCCTGA
- a CDS encoding chitinase, translating into MFGRVSRLLAITGAAVLAVTTLVVLTPAQASTDADVCAVKSKPAGKILQGYWENWDGASNGVHPPLGWIPITDARIKANGYNVINAAFPVILSDGTAKWEDGMDATVKVATPSEMCAAKDAGQTILMSIGGATAGIDLNSSTVADKFVATIVPILKKYNFDGIDIDIETGLTGGGNINTLSASQKNLIRIIDGVLAAMPSNFGLTMAPETAYVTGGSVVYGSIWGAYLPVIKKYADNGRLWWLNMQYYNGSMYGCSGDSYQAGTVQGFVKQTECLDKGLVIQGTTIRVPYDKQAPGLPAQAGAGGGYMSPGLVSQAYRSIPGLKGLMTWSINWDGSRSWTFGNNVRSLQGR; encoded by the coding sequence ATGTTCGGTCGCGTCTCACGGCTGCTCGCAATCACCGGCGCGGCGGTACTCGCCGTCACCACACTCGTCGTCCTGACCCCGGCGCAAGCCTCGACGGACGCCGACGTCTGCGCGGTCAAATCGAAGCCCGCCGGGAAAATTCTGCAAGGCTACTGGGAGAACTGGGACGGCGCTTCGAACGGCGTCCATCCGCCGCTCGGCTGGATCCCGATCACCGACGCCCGCATCAAGGCCAACGGATACAACGTGATCAACGCGGCCTTTCCGGTCATCCTGTCCGACGGAACGGCCAAATGGGAGGATGGGATGGACGCGACTGTGAAGGTCGCGACCCCGTCCGAAATGTGCGCCGCGAAGGACGCGGGCCAGACGATCCTGATGTCGATCGGCGGCGCCACCGCGGGAATCGACCTCAATTCGTCCACCGTGGCCGACAAGTTCGTCGCGACCATCGTGCCGATCCTGAAGAAGTACAACTTCGACGGGATCGACATCGACATCGAAACGGGCCTCACCGGCGGCGGGAACATCAACACGCTTTCCGCGTCGCAGAAGAACCTCATCCGCATCATCGACGGCGTGCTCGCCGCGATGCCGTCGAACTTCGGGCTCACCATGGCGCCCGAGACCGCGTACGTCACCGGCGGCAGCGTCGTCTACGGCTCGATCTGGGGCGCGTACCTGCCGGTCATCAAGAAGTACGCGGACAACGGCAGGCTGTGGTGGCTGAACATGCAGTACTACAACGGAAGCATGTACGGCTGCTCCGGCGATTCGTACCAGGCCGGGACGGTTCAGGGCTTCGTCAAGCAGACCGAGTGTCTCGACAAGGGCCTGGTGATCCAGGGCACGACCATCCGCGTCCCCTACGACAAGCAGGCCCCAGGTCTGCCCGCGCAGGCCGGTGCCGGTGGCGGCTACATGTCTCCGGGCCTGGTTTCCCAGGCGTACCGCAGCATTCCGGGGCTCAAGGGCCTGATGACCTGGTCGATCAACTGGGACGGTTCGCGGAGCTGGACGTTCGGGAACAACGTGCGGTCTCTCCAGGGCCGCTGA
- a CDS encoding M20/M25/M40 family metallo-hydrolase, whose product MKWGKRIGAAVVGMAAVLGVVVTPAQAVTTANAAPDISLANIKTHLNALQTIANQNGGNRAAGRSGYTASVSYVSQKLRDAGYNVTLQSCTSCAGSSQNIIAEWPQGDASQVIMLGAHLDSVSAGPGINDNGSGSASILEVALTLARENPTLAKRVRFGWWADEESGLRGSKFYVNNLPQAERTKIKTYLNFDMIGSSNWGYFVYDDVASVKAVFDEYFTSIGIQTEGDSEGDGRSDHASFKAAGIPVGGLATGAGDIKSSAQRAKWGGTAGAAFDNCYHRACDTTSNIPDTPLEKNSDAIGYALWKLAVTTPTGPDFSLGLSPSSGTVQPGQSATVTVNTTTTSGAAQTVALSASGLPAGATATFNPASVQSGASSTLTIQTSADTPNGTSTITVTGDGTSVDRTAQYTLTVGNVSVRTFTNGTDYPINDYGTVNSPITSTATGTATSPVKVSITGTHTCSEDLRISLKAPDGTTYSVKATGSLPCTELGTRNYSVPVTNKAASGTWTLVIYDAYSGDTGTLDSWTITV is encoded by the coding sequence ATGAAGTGGGGAAAGCGAATAGGAGCGGCCGTCGTCGGCATGGCCGCCGTACTCGGTGTCGTCGTGACGCCGGCGCAGGCGGTCACGACCGCCAACGCCGCGCCGGACATCTCGCTCGCCAACATCAAGACACATCTGAACGCGTTGCAGACCATCGCCAACCAGAACGGCGGCAACCGGGCCGCCGGACGGTCGGGCTACACGGCGTCGGTGTCCTATGTGTCGCAGAAGCTGCGCGACGCCGGCTACAACGTCACGCTGCAGAGCTGCACCAGCTGCGCGGGTTCGAGCCAGAACATCATCGCGGAATGGCCGCAGGGTGACGCCAGCCAGGTCATCATGCTCGGCGCGCACCTCGACAGCGTGAGCGCCGGCCCCGGCATCAACGACAACGGCTCGGGTTCGGCGTCGATCCTCGAAGTCGCGCTGACGCTGGCCCGCGAGAACCCCACGCTGGCCAAGCGGGTCCGCTTCGGCTGGTGGGCCGACGAGGAGTCCGGCCTGCGCGGTTCCAAGTTCTACGTCAACAACCTGCCGCAGGCCGAGCGCACGAAGATCAAGACCTACTTGAACTTCGACATGATCGGCTCCAGCAACTGGGGTTACTTCGTCTATGACGACGTCGCTTCGGTCAAGGCGGTGTTCGACGAGTACTTCACCTCGATCGGCATCCAGACCGAAGGGGACTCCGAAGGCGACGGCCGGTCGGACCACGCGTCGTTCAAGGCCGCGGGCATCCCGGTCGGCGGACTCGCGACCGGCGCCGGGGACATCAAGAGCTCCGCGCAGCGGGCGAAATGGGGCGGCACCGCGGGCGCGGCGTTCGACAACTGCTACCACCGCGCCTGCGACACGACGTCCAACATCCCGGACACCCCGCTGGAGAAGAACAGCGACGCGATCGGTTACGCGCTCTGGAAGCTCGCCGTCACCACCCCGACGGGGCCCGACTTCTCGCTCGGTCTCTCCCCGTCGTCCGGCACCGTCCAACCTGGACAGTCGGCGACCGTCACGGTCAACACCACGACGACTTCCGGTGCGGCACAGACGGTCGCGCTGAGCGCCAGCGGTCTTCCCGCCGGGGCGACCGCGACGTTCAACCCGGCTTCGGTGCAGTCCGGCGCCTCCTCGACGCTCACCATCCAGACGTCGGCGGACACGCCCAACGGCACGAGCACGATCACGGTGACCGGTGACGGGACCTCGGTGGACCGCACGGCGCAGTACACCCTGACCGTCGGCAACGTCAGCGTGCGCACGTTCACCAACGGCACCGACTACCCGATCAACGACTACGGCACGGTGAACAGCCCGATCACGTCCACCGCGACGGGAACGGCGACTTCACCGGTCAAGGTGTCGATCACCGGTACGCACACCTGCTCCGAGGACCTCCGGATCAGCCTGAAGGCCCCCGACGGCACCACGTATTCGGTCAAGGCCACCGGCTCCCTGCCCTGCACCGAGCTCGGCACCCGGAACTACTCGGTCCCGGTGACCAACAAAGCCGCTTCCGGCACTTGGACGCTCGTGATCTACGACGCCTACTCCGGTGACACCGGCACGCTCGACAGCTGGACCATCACCGTCTGA